A genomic segment from Pectinophora gossypiella chromosome 3, ilPecGoss1.1, whole genome shotgun sequence encodes:
- the LOC126381725 gene encoding juvenile hormone esterase-like, which produces MWLGRLLCVVAVCAYAQAFLEDSRVVRTAQGSVRGYRAPEGDLFVFYGIPYATAPTGKDRFKAPLPGPIWMTTLDAVDKGIICPQADPWKMMAGLNKTMQEDCLLANVYVPDTEETNLPVVVMVHGGAYQIGFGDMGTPKNIVRSKKVIVVNFNYRLGAHGFLCLGTPDVPGNAGMKDQVAALRWVNKNIAKFGGNPNEVTISGYSAGSSAVDLLMLSKTTKGLYHRVIPESGANVAMWSVQVDPVDNAVMFAKSLIFDNVSDIYALEEFYKTLSYEKLMSDAHLVRKDNDFLFSPCVERNTGVEMFLDDNPVNILKKGKYNKVPMLYGFANMEGLFRVQFGFDQFVVGMNEKFSDFLPRDLQFESEAEKEKVAKEIKEFYFGDKNIGPETILGYIDLFTDVMFAYPTLRAVQLHLEAGHDKIYLYEFAFAPEVLPMPKGVTVKVDGANHCAQTSTVLDGGGMIMHNKDESQLSEDVLKMKALTRELWLNFMTTGNPTPPGSKLPSWSPVGAGRSPHMLLDLSPRMRGELLPERARFWDDIYSRYYRAPAPPPTPPPRHSEL; this is translated from the exons ATGTGGCTTGGTCGTTTGTTGTGCGTTGTTGCGGTGTGCGCGTACGCGCAGGCGTTCCTCGAGGACTCTCGCGTTGTGCGCACGGCCCAGGGCTCTGTACGCGGCTACCGGGCCCCTGAAGGAGACCTCTTCGTCTTCTACGGTATCCCTTACGCCACTGCCCCCACCGGCAAGGACAGATTCAAG GCTCCATTGCCAGGGCCAATATGGATGACTACACTAGACGCTGTCGACAAAGGGATAATCTGCCCTCAGGCTGACCCCTGGAAAATGATGGCAGGGCTTAATAAAACTATGCAAGAGGACTGTCTTCTTGCTAACGTATATGTACCTGACACAGAAGAGACCAATCTTCCAGTAGTAGTTATGGTGCACGGAGGAGCTTACCAAATAGGATTCGGTGATATGGGGACACCGAAAAACATAGTACGGTCCAAGAAAGTTATTGTTGTGAACTTCAACTACCGTCTCGGAGCACACGGATTTCTGTGCCTGGGAACTCCTGATGTCCCTGGCAATGCTGGAATGAAGGACCAAGTGGCTGCTCTTCGATGGGTCAACAAAAACATCGCCAAGTTCGGAGGAAACCCTAACGAAGTCACCATCTCAGGCTATAGTGCCGGTTCTTCTGCAGTCGACCTTCTAATGCTATCCAAAACAACTAAAGGTCTCTATCACAGAGTTATACCCGAAAGTGGCGCCAATGTGGCTATGTGGTCAGTCCAAGTAGATCCCGTTGATAACGCAGTAATGTTTGCGAAATCATTAATATTCgataatgttagtgacatttaCGCCTTAGAAGAATTCTATAAAACTCTCTCGTACGAGAAATTAATGAGCGATGCACACTTAGTTAGAAAAGACAATGATTTCCTATTTTCGCCCTGCGTAGAGCGAAATACTGGAGTCGAGATGTTCCTTGATGATAATCCagttaatattttaaagaaaggaaaatataataaagttcCCATGCTGTATGGATTTGCTAATATGGAAGGCCTGTTTCGGGTGCAATTTGGTTTCGATCAATTTGTTGTTGGCATGAACGAGAAGTTTTCGGATTTTCTACCACGTGACTTACAATTCGAAAGCGAAGCTGAGAAGGAGAAAGTGGCGAAGGAGATTAAGGAATTTTATTTTGGAGACAAAAATATTGGACCGGAGACCATCTTGGGTTACATTGACTTATTTACCGATGTAATGTTCGCTTACCCAACCCTTAGGGCTGTTCAATTGCACTTGGAGGCGGGTCACGACAAGATCTATTTGTATGAGTTTGCTTTTGCTCCTGAAGTGCTGCCGATGCCAAAAGGAGTTACGGTGAAAGTAGACGGCGCTAATCATTGTGCACAGACATCGACTGTGTTAGACGGAGGTGGTATGATTATGCATAACAAGGATGAAAGCCAGCTCTCCGAGGATGTGCTGAAGATGAAAGCATTAACGCGAGAACTGTGGCTTAATTTCATGACAACAGG AAACCCGACGCCTCCAGGGAGTAAGTTGCCGTCGTGGTCGCCGGTGGGCGCCGGCCGCTCGCCGCACATGTTGTTGGACCTGTCGCCGCGCATGCGCGGGGAGCTGCTGCCGGAGCGTGCACGCTTCTGGGATGACATCTACTCGCGCTACTATCGTGCGCCCGCGCCACCACCCACACCTCCTCCTAGACATTCTGAGCTTTAA